A genomic stretch from Flavobacterium sp. KS-LB2 includes:
- a CDS encoding fatty acid desaturase family protein, which translates to MNNNAPTFAKQDSLKFFRTLNSRVNNYFKENNIQKTGNWKLYLKTIILFSVFLAPYFLILTLGMPFWAHLLLAIVMGIGMAGVGMNVMHDGNHGSYSNKTWVNKFMGGTIYVLAGNVYNWQVQHNVLHHTYTNIPGHDEDLDAGRVIRFTKEAKWYNFHRFQQYYSVFLYGLLTFNWAITTDFKQMRSYLKRKLSYGEAKSPKTLWTTLIITKIIYVSIWIVLPIVIGITWWKVLIGFFVMHYTAGLILSVVFQLAHVVEETINPSPNELGEMDNTWAIHQLFTTTNFAPKNAIVNWYTGGLNHQIEHHIFPNISHVHYGKIASIVKETAQECNLPYYEYKTMRSAVIAHFKHLKELGMKPELT; encoded by the coding sequence ATGAATAATAATGCGCCAACATTTGCTAAGCAAGATAGCCTAAAGTTTTTTAGAACACTTAACTCACGGGTTAACAATTACTTCAAAGAAAACAACATTCAAAAAACTGGAAACTGGAAACTCTATTTGAAAACTATAATTCTCTTCTCCGTTTTTCTTGCACCTTATTTTTTAATTCTAACACTTGGAATGCCATTTTGGGCACATCTTCTGTTAGCCATCGTTATGGGAATTGGAATGGCTGGTGTCGGAATGAATGTGATGCACGATGGAAATCACGGATCGTATTCTAATAAAACCTGGGTCAACAAATTCATGGGTGGAACTATTTATGTTTTGGCAGGAAATGTATACAACTGGCAAGTGCAACACAATGTTTTACATCATACCTATACGAACATTCCTGGTCACGATGAGGATTTAGATGCTGGACGTGTTATACGTTTTACTAAAGAAGCAAAATGGTATAATTTTCACCGTTTTCAACAATATTATTCTGTTTTTCTATACGGATTACTAACGTTCAACTGGGCCATCACAACTGATTTCAAACAGATGAGAAGCTACTTGAAAAGAAAATTATCGTACGGAGAAGCAAAAAGCCCAAAAACACTTTGGACTACCTTAATTATTACAAAAATAATTTATGTTTCTATCTGGATTGTTTTACCAATCGTTATTGGAATTACATGGTGGAAAGTGCTTATTGGTTTCTTCGTGATGCATTACACAGCTGGTTTAATATTAAGCGTTGTGTTCCAATTAGCACACGTTGTAGAAGAAACAATTAATCCATCTCCAAATGAATTAGGTGAAATGGACAATACTTGGGCGATACACCAATTATTTACCACTACTAATTTTGCTCCAAAAAACGCAATCGTAAACTGGTACACTGGCGGATTAAATCACCAAATTGAGCACCATATTTTTCCAAATATCAGTCACGTACATTATGGTAAAATTGCCAGTATCGTAAAAGAAACTGCGCAGGAATGCAACTTGCCGTATTATGAATACAAAACAATGCGAAGTGCTGTTATTGCTCATTTCAAGCATTTGAAAGAATTGGGAATGAAACCGGAACTTACATAG
- the rsmG gene encoding 16S rRNA (guanine(527)-N(7))-methyltransferase RsmG produces the protein MDEILKYFPNLTDIQKEQFEKLDFLYHDWNEKINVISRKDIDALYTKHILHSLGIAKIIKFEPGTYVLDVGTGGGFPGIPLAILFPETRFYLIDVIAKKIKVVQAVAEGLELKNVKAEQIRAENVKGDFDFIVSRAVTNMPDFVSWVKTKIKKNNKHELKNGILYLKGGDLTEELKDFPKATEYNLADFFEDEFFETKKVVHLPLKFQS, from the coding sequence ATGGACGAGATTCTTAAGTATTTTCCTAATTTAACTGACATTCAGAAAGAACAGTTCGAAAAATTAGATTTTTTATACCATGATTGGAATGAAAAAATCAATGTTATTTCGAGAAAAGATATTGACGCATTGTACACCAAACATATTCTGCATTCCTTGGGAATAGCTAAAATTATAAAATTCGAACCGGGAACTTATGTTTTAGATGTTGGGACTGGAGGTGGTTTTCCAGGAATTCCATTGGCGATTCTTTTTCCAGAAACACGTTTTTATTTGATTGATGTCATTGCAAAAAAAATAAAAGTGGTTCAGGCTGTTGCCGAAGGATTGGAATTGAAAAATGTAAAAGCAGAGCAAATACGTGCCGAAAATGTAAAAGGTGATTTCGATTTTATCGTCAGTCGTGCCGTAACTAATATGCCAGATTTTGTTTCTTGGGTAAAAACCAAAATCAAAAAGAACAACAAACACGAATTGAAAAACGGAATTTTGTATCTAAAAGGAGGCGATTTAACCGAAGAATTAAAGGATTTCCCAAAGGCGACGGAATATAATCTAGCTGATTTCTTCGAAGATGAATTCTTTGAAACTAAGAAAGTGGTGCATTTGCCGTTGAAGTTTCAATCGTAA
- the pruA gene encoding L-glutamate gamma-semialdehyde dehydrogenase, which produces MLKGFFHVPKAVNEPVKGYAPNSPEKAAVQAAYTKMWNSTIDVPLYIGSEEIRTGNTKNMTAPHDHKHVVGTYHLAEKSHVEKAIANALEAKTAWANMAWEQRAAIFLKAAELIAGPYRARINAATMIAQSKNIHQAEIDASCEFIDFLRFNVEFMTQIYNDQPKSNSDMWNRLEYRPLEGFVYAITPFNFTAIAGNLPASAAMMGNVVIWKPSDSQVFSAQIIIEVFKEAGVPDGVINVVFGDALMITDTVLASRDFAGIHFTGSTHVFKDIWAKIGTNIHHYKTYPRIVGETGGKDFIIAHPSSNPKQVATGIVRGAFEFQGQKCSAASRAYVPQSLWPAIKEQLITDTKSMKMGSPEDFGNFITAVIHEGSFDKLAGFIDQAKKDADAEIIVGGNYDKSVGYFIEPTIIVTTNPHYSTMETELFGPVMTIFVYEDDQWEETLELVDTTSEYALTGAVFSQDRYAIEQATTKLQNAAGNFYINDKPTGAVVGMQPFGGARASGTNDKAGSALNLLRWASPRTIKETFITPVDYRYPFLGE; this is translated from the coding sequence ATGTTAAAAGGATTTTTTCATGTACCAAAAGCGGTAAACGAACCAGTAAAAGGATACGCACCAAATTCACCAGAAAAAGCAGCTGTACAAGCAGCTTACACAAAAATGTGGAATTCAACAATCGATGTACCTTTATATATCGGAAGCGAAGAAATTAGAACTGGAAACACAAAAAACATGACTGCGCCTCACGACCATAAACATGTCGTAGGAACGTATCATTTAGCCGAAAAATCTCATGTTGAAAAAGCGATTGCAAACGCATTAGAAGCGAAAACTGCATGGGCAAATATGGCTTGGGAACAAAGAGCAGCTATCTTCCTAAAAGCAGCTGAATTAATCGCTGGTCCATACAGAGCAAGAATAAATGCCGCAACAATGATTGCGCAATCAAAAAACATACACCAAGCCGAAATTGATGCTTCCTGTGAATTTATCGATTTTTTACGTTTCAACGTAGAATTTATGACCCAAATTTACAACGATCAGCCTAAATCAAATTCGGATATGTGGAACCGTTTAGAGTACAGACCTCTTGAAGGTTTTGTGTACGCGATTACACCGTTCAACTTTACTGCTATTGCCGGAAATCTTCCTGCAAGTGCTGCTATGATGGGAAATGTTGTGATTTGGAAACCAAGCGACAGCCAAGTTTTCTCTGCACAAATCATCATTGAAGTTTTCAAAGAAGCAGGAGTTCCTGATGGCGTTATCAACGTTGTTTTTGGAGATGCTTTGATGATTACGGATACTGTTTTAGCAAGCCGTGATTTCGCTGGAATTCACTTTACAGGTTCAACTCACGTATTTAAAGATATCTGGGCAAAAATTGGAACAAACATTCACCATTACAAAACTTACCCAAGAATTGTTGGTGAAACTGGAGGAAAAGATTTTATCATCGCTCATCCAAGTTCGAATCCAAAACAAGTAGCAACAGGAATTGTTCGTGGTGCATTTGAATTTCAAGGTCAAAAATGTTCTGCAGCTTCAAGAGCTTATGTTCCACAAAGTTTGTGGCCAGCTATAAAAGAGCAATTAATCACCGATACAAAATCGATGAAAATGGGTTCTCCTGAAGATTTCGGAAACTTTATTACTGCGGTTATTCACGAAGGTTCTTTCGACAAATTGGCTGGTTTTATTGACCAAGCTAAAAAAGATGCCGATGCCGAAATTATCGTTGGAGGAAATTATGACAAATCTGTTGGTTATTTTATTGAACCAACGATTATCGTAACCACAAATCCTCATTACTCAACCATGGAAACGGAATTGTTCGGACCTGTAATGACGATTTTCGTTTACGAAGACGACCAATGGGAAGAAACATTAGAACTAGTTGATACCACTTCAGAATATGCATTAACAGGTGCAGTTTTCAGCCAAGATCGTTATGCAATTGAGCAAGCGACTACCAAATTGCAAAATGCGGCCGGTAATTTCTACATCAATGATAAACCAACGGGAGCTGTTGTAGGAATGCAACCTTTTGGTGGCGCAAGAGCATCAGGAACTAACGATAAAGCAGGTTCAGCATTGAACTTATTACGTTGGGCTTCGCCAAGAACCATCAAAGAAACTTTTATTACTCCGGTTGATTACAGATATCCGTTTTTAGGAGAATAA
- the apaG gene encoding Co2+/Mg2+ efflux protein ApaG: MVSQITRGIKISVLTSFEGTYFKNYKIHFAFSYVITIENHSKDSVQLISRHWEIIDSLNDIEIVDGEGVIGKKPVLKPGEFHTYSSGCLLSSPYGAMKGYFNMINFTSTKNFKVIVPTFRLCAPFALN; the protein is encoded by the coding sequence ATGGTTTCTCAAATAACAAGAGGCATAAAAATTTCCGTTTTGACTAGTTTTGAAGGAACGTACTTCAAAAACTACAAGATTCACTTTGCTTTTAGTTATGTAATTACAATTGAAAATCACAGTAAAGACTCTGTTCAATTGATTTCTCGCCATTGGGAAATCATCGATTCCCTAAATGATATCGAGATTGTTGACGGAGAAGGAGTAATTGGGAAAAAACCTGTTCTAAAACCAGGCGAATTTCACACCTATAGCTCTGGCTGTTTACTTTCATCCCCTTATGGCGCAATGAAAGGATATTTCAATATGATTAACTTCACCTCCACAAAGAATTTCAAAGTTATCGTGCCTACTTTTAGGTTATGTGCCCCTTTTGCTTTAAATTAA
- a CDS encoding type IX secretion system plug protein: MTKTFFKIVAFFLLIFTVNSTSAQVEKEITAPYNIKTISFLQSDRNVIPIFKLGEGFQLQFDDLFGNEANYYYEIIHCDYNWVPTQIPKNEYLQGFDNQRIQDYTNSFNTLQIYSHYKLSIPNQFTQQLRISGNYIIKVLDENKEVVFSRKFILFEDQVTVPMQVKRARTTSNIELKHNLEFTVKSSLITFQNPMKNVRVVLLQNGQFNTAIKGILPQYTIGNDLIYKYDTETQFWAGNEFLFFENKDIRSAANNIAKIDSNTAIYGSYLYTNAARTNFPYSFTQDVNGDFVVNNINSTNPEIEADYVWIYFSLSAPTFRLKKNIYIGGMFNNYNFTPEYKMDYNSQKDLYEKAVLVKQGFTNYQYIVADDKGIIDYENAIDGNFYQTENDYTILVYYRENTERYDRVVGKGVANSINITN; the protein is encoded by the coding sequence ATGACAAAAACTTTTTTTAAAATAGTTGCCTTTTTTCTTTTGATTTTCACGGTCAATTCTACCTCTGCACAAGTAGAAAAAGAAATAACCGCGCCTTACAATATCAAAACAATTTCTTTTTTACAAAGTGATCGAAATGTCATTCCAATTTTCAAATTAGGAGAAGGATTTCAACTGCAGTTTGACGACCTCTTTGGCAACGAAGCAAATTATTATTACGAAATAATTCATTGTGACTACAACTGGGTACCAACTCAAATACCAAAAAACGAATACCTACAAGGTTTTGACAACCAAAGAATTCAGGATTACACTAACTCCTTTAATACATTACAAATCTATTCCCACTACAAATTATCAATTCCCAATCAGTTTACACAACAGTTGCGAATCAGCGGGAATTACATCATTAAAGTTTTAGATGAAAACAAAGAAGTTGTATTTTCAAGAAAATTTATTTTATTTGAAGATCAGGTTACAGTTCCCATGCAGGTAAAACGAGCACGAACCACAAGCAATATAGAACTGAAACACAATTTAGAATTCACTGTAAAATCAAGCCTAATAACGTTTCAAAATCCTATGAAAAACGTTAGAGTGGTGCTTCTTCAAAACGGACAATTTAACACCGCCATAAAAGGTATCCTCCCACAATACACCATTGGGAATGATTTAATCTATAAATACGACACCGAAACACAGTTTTGGGCTGGCAATGAATTTTTGTTTTTTGAAAACAAAGACATACGTTCTGCAGCAAACAACATAGCAAAAATAGATTCTAATACCGCTATTTACGGTTCTTATCTGTACACCAATGCCGCACGAACAAATTTCCCTTACTCCTTTACTCAAGATGTCAATGGTGATTTTGTTGTTAATAACATAAACTCCACTAATCCCGAAATTGAAGCGGATTATGTTTGGATTTATTTCAGCCTTTCTGCCCCTACTTTCAGACTTAAAAAAAATATTTATATAGGTGGAATGTTTAATAACTACAATTTCACACCAGAATACAAAATGGATTATAATTCTCAAAAGGACCTTTATGAAAAAGCCGTTTTAGTAAAACAAGGATTTACAAACTATCAATACATTGTGGCTGATGACAAAGGAATTATTGACTATGAAAATGCAATTGACGGGAATTTTTATCAAACGGAAAATGACTATACTATATTAGTTTATTACCGAGAAAATACAGAACGATACGATAGAGTTGTTGGAAAAGGAGTAGCTAATTCAATAAACATCACCAACTAA
- a CDS encoding M16 family metallopeptidase codes for MKKINNLVFGIMLFPLAVFAQQMDYSKAIPFDPSVKTGKLENGLTYYIKKNAKPENKVDLRLVVNAGSILEEDDQQGLAHFMEHMCFNGTKRFPKNQLVDYLQSIGVKFGQHLNAYTSFDETVYFLPIPSDSPEKLEKGFQIIEDWAFNTVLTPEEIDKERGVVLEEYRLGLGAQKRMLGRYISKMMHESHYAERLPIGQKEILEKFKHQSLINFYKDWYRPNLMSVIVVGDIDVAEMEKKIISHFSGYKNPAKEKPRKFYDVPNHKETFVAVESDKEASSAQVQLIYKDYAAPKPIVNLGDFKNYIVEGLFSTLLNTRLDELTNSATPPFTYGYSYYGGTFARNKKAYQSVAMSQEDKQLSALKVLVTENERAKKFGFTQGELDRSKLDFLASIEKAYNDREKTNSVNFVGEYQANFLEKEPVPGIEWTYQTMKQVMPLITLADVNSLIKDYVKEDNRVIILTGPEKEGLKKATEQQVLDALKVNVDDLKPYEDAAVATSLIRNEVKPGTIVTRENNAKIGTKTLVLSNGVKVTYKNTDFKNDEVLFEAVSLGGTNLYSNEDLKKVQFANGALAEAGFSGLKLNDINKFMTGKIARVSPYIGTATEGLRGNATPKDLEYLFQMTHAYFTDLNMDVTAFEGYKQKQSAFFNNMASTPNFYFQQEFYSYLNKENPRFNGLIPNEKTWGETDYALAYKKYKERFANAADFEFYFVGNIDDKTMEAYAVKYLASLPATDKKEKAVDLGYRMLKGDLKKVVNKGTDPKSNVTIMYYGDAKYSAKDAMSMQALGEVLTIKLIEQLRENESGVYGVSARGSMNKVPSGSYNFTIGFPCGPDNAEKLTASALKELQNIIDKGPDEKDVAKFKEGELADFRKDSKENRYWLSNFTRSYTNGSSAEEVLKFEETVNAVTAKDIQDIAKKYLTKDKVIGMLMPEKK; via the coding sequence ATGAAAAAAATCAACAATTTAGTATTCGGAATCATGCTGTTTCCATTAGCTGTTTTTGCACAGCAAATGGATTATTCAAAAGCAATTCCTTTTGATCCAAGTGTAAAAACAGGGAAGCTTGAAAATGGCTTGACCTATTACATCAAGAAAAATGCCAAACCAGAGAATAAAGTAGATCTTAGGTTGGTAGTTAATGCTGGTTCTATCCTTGAGGAGGATGACCAACAAGGATTGGCTCACTTTATGGAGCATATGTGTTTTAATGGAACGAAGCGTTTTCCTAAAAATCAATTAGTTGATTATTTGCAAAGTATTGGTGTAAAGTTTGGACAACATTTAAATGCTTATACAAGTTTTGATGAAACGGTTTATTTTTTACCTATTCCTTCTGATAGCCCTGAAAAATTAGAAAAAGGATTTCAAATTATCGAGGATTGGGCTTTTAATACGGTATTGACACCAGAAGAAATCGATAAAGAAAGAGGCGTTGTTCTAGAAGAATATAGATTGGGTTTAGGTGCTCAAAAAAGGATGTTGGGACGTTATATTTCAAAGATGATGCATGAATCACATTATGCGGAGCGTTTGCCAATAGGTCAAAAAGAGATTTTAGAAAAATTCAAACACCAATCGTTAATTAATTTCTACAAAGATTGGTATCGTCCTAATTTGATGAGTGTAATTGTTGTTGGAGATATTGATGTTGCCGAAATGGAGAAGAAAATTATTTCTCATTTTTCAGGTTATAAAAATCCAGCAAAAGAAAAGCCAAGAAAATTTTACGATGTTCCTAATCACAAGGAAACTTTTGTAGCTGTTGAAAGTGATAAAGAAGCATCTAGTGCTCAAGTACAATTGATTTATAAAGATTATGCAGCTCCAAAACCAATTGTAAATTTAGGAGATTTCAAAAATTACATTGTTGAGGGATTGTTTTCTACGCTTTTAAATACGCGATTAGATGAACTAACCAATTCAGCAACTCCGCCATTTACCTATGGATATTCGTATTATGGTGGTACTTTTGCAAGAAATAAAAAAGCATATCAATCTGTGGCAATGTCTCAAGAAGATAAGCAATTGAGTGCCTTGAAAGTATTGGTGACTGAAAATGAAAGAGCTAAGAAATTTGGATTTACGCAAGGGGAATTAGATCGTTCAAAGTTAGATTTCTTGGCTTCTATTGAAAAAGCATACAACGACAGAGAAAAGACGAATTCAGTTAATTTTGTGGGAGAATACCAAGCTAATTTTTTAGAGAAAGAACCAGTTCCTGGAATTGAATGGACGTATCAAACGATGAAACAAGTAATGCCTTTGATTACTTTAGCCGATGTAAATAGTTTGATTAAAGATTATGTAAAAGAAGACAATCGTGTCATTATTCTTACTGGTCCAGAAAAAGAAGGTTTAAAAAAAGCGACAGAACAGCAAGTTCTTGATGCTTTAAAAGTAAATGTAGACGACCTTAAACCTTATGAAGATGCCGCGGTGGCAACAAGTTTAATACGAAACGAAGTAAAACCGGGTACTATTGTTACACGTGAGAACAATGCTAAAATTGGTACAAAGACGCTAGTCTTATCTAATGGTGTGAAAGTGACGTATAAGAATACTGATTTCAAAAATGATGAGGTTCTTTTTGAGGCAGTCAGTCTAGGAGGAACTAATTTGTACTCTAACGAGGATTTGAAAAAAGTTCAATTTGCTAATGGCGCTTTGGCAGAAGCTGGATTTTCAGGATTAAAATTGAATGATATTAATAAATTCATGACGGGTAAAATAGCACGAGTAAGTCCTTATATTGGGACTGCTACTGAAGGTTTGAGAGGAAATGCTACGCCTAAGGATTTAGAATATTTATTCCAAATGACGCATGCTTATTTCACTGACTTAAATATGGATGTTACTGCTTTTGAAGGCTACAAGCAAAAACAATCTGCTTTCTTTAATAATATGGCTTCAACTCCTAATTTTTATTTTCAGCAAGAGTTTTATTCGTATTTAAATAAAGAAAATCCAAGATTTAACGGGTTGATTCCTAATGAAAAAACATGGGGAGAAACGGATTATGCATTAGCATACAAGAAATACAAAGAGCGTTTTGCTAATGCTGCTGATTTTGAGTTTTACTTTGTAGGTAACATAGATGATAAAACTATGGAAGCCTATGCGGTTAAATATTTAGCCTCGTTGCCAGCTACGGACAAAAAAGAAAAAGCTGTAGATTTAGGATACAGAATGCTAAAAGGAGACTTGAAAAAAGTGGTTAATAAAGGAACAGATCCTAAAAGTAATGTGACTATCATGTATTATGGAGATGCGAAGTATTCCGCTAAAGATGCGATGAGCATGCAAGCATTAGGGGAAGTTTTGACTATAAAACTGATCGAGCAATTACGTGAAAACGAAAGCGGTGTTTATGGTGTTTCTGCAAGAGGAAGCATGAATAAAGTTCCAAGTGGATCGTACAACTTTACGATAGGTTTCCCATGCGGACCAGATAATGCTGAAAAATTGACTGCTTCTGCTTTGAAAGAACTTCAAAACATTATTGATAAAGGACCAGATGAAAAAGATGTGGCTAAATTTAAAGAAGGGGAATTAGCTGATTTTAGAAAAGACAGTAAAGAAAACAGATACTGGTTGTCTAATTTCACAAGATCGTATACCAATGGAAGTAGTGCTGAAGAGGTATTGAAGTTTGAAGAAACTGTAAATGCAGTAACGGCTAAGGATATTCAAGACATTGCCAAAAAATACCTTACTAAAGATAAAGTAATTGGAATGTTGATGCCGGAGAAAAAATAA
- a CDS encoding class I SAM-dependent methyltransferase gives MKKLFKLILNTIPRPLLIRLSYVARPIIAFSLRGTNFTDPIDGKSFKSMLPYGYETQRNNVLSPSTLSLERHRLLWLYLNEQTDFFTSTAKKKVLHFAPEQAFYKLFRNQKNLEYTTTDLFSPLADVKADICNLPFEDNQYDVILCNHVLEHIPDDTKAMQELYRVLKPGGMAILQIPQDLKRATTFADDTITDQKERAKIFGQYDHVRIYGRDYFDKLRSIGFTVVEEDYTNKIAPELVAKYCLAKGEIIPVCFK, from the coding sequence ATGAAAAAACTTTTTAAACTTATACTTAATACGATTCCTCGTCCTTTATTAATCAGGTTGAGCTATGTAGCCCGTCCTATTATCGCTTTTTCATTAAGAGGAACTAATTTTACGGATCCAATCGACGGGAAAAGCTTCAAATCGATGTTGCCTTACGGATATGAAACACAACGCAACAACGTGCTTTCACCAAGTACACTTTCATTAGAGAGACATCGTTTGCTTTGGCTATATTTGAATGAACAAACTGATTTTTTTACTTCGACAGCAAAAAAGAAAGTATTGCATTTTGCACCAGAGCAAGCTTTTTATAAATTGTTTCGAAACCAGAAAAATCTGGAATACACCACAACCGATTTATTTTCGCCTTTGGCGGATGTGAAAGCAGACATTTGTAATTTGCCTTTTGAAGACAATCAATATGATGTTATTCTTTGCAACCACGTTTTAGAACACATTCCGGATGACACCAAGGCCATGCAGGAATTATATCGTGTCTTGAAACCTGGTGGAATGGCAATTTTACAAATTCCACAGGATTTAAAAAGAGCGACGACATTTGCTGATGATACGATTACTGATCAAAAAGAACGCGCTAAGATTTTTGGGCAATACGATCATGTTCGTATTTATGGACGTGATTATTTTGATAAACTACGAAGCATTGGTTTTACAGTAGTTGAAGAGGATTATACCAATAAAATCGCTCCTGAATTAGTTGCAAAATATTGTTTAGCAAAAGGAGAAATTATTCCAGTTTGTTTTAAATAA